Proteins encoded in a region of the Mycoplasma mobile 163K genome:
- the recR gene encoding recombination mediator RecR translates to MNNKTFENLVLSLKELPGISKKQAEKISFYIIQSKKDVLNNLIDAFQKAKSNLVKCNNCNLISEHQLCSICIDKSRDNKLMVVESSLEVNKFEDLQIYSGKYFVVDSLIKNFDDKSTYFETYNKIFKILPNADEVILALSPTLEGEVSAIYIKNLINEKFPNLKISQLANGLPVGSQVEYIDSLTLNFAFKNRKDK, encoded by the coding sequence ATGAATAATAAAACTTTTGAGAATTTGGTTTTATCTTTAAAAGAATTACCAGGAATAAGCAAAAAACAAGCAGAAAAAATATCATTTTATATTATTCAATCAAAAAAAGATGTTTTGAATAATTTAATAGATGCTTTTCAAAAGGCAAAATCTAATTTAGTAAAATGTAATAATTGTAATTTAATTTCAGAACATCAATTGTGCAGTATTTGCATAGATAAGTCCAGAGATAATAAGCTAATGGTTGTTGAATCAAGTTTAGAAGTTAATAAATTTGAAGATCTTCAAATTTATAGTGGGAAATATTTTGTTGTTGATTCTTTAATTAAAAATTTCGATGATAAAAGTACTTATTTTGAAACATATAATAAAATTTTTAAAATATTACCTAATGCAGATGAAGTTATTTTAGCTCTAAGTCCCACATTAGAAGGTGAAGTAAGCGCAATTTACATTAAAAATTTAATAAATGAAAAATTTCCAAACTTAAAAATTTCCCAGCTTGCAAATGGCTTACCAGTAGGTTCTCAAGTAGAATACATTGATAGTTTAACTTTAAATTTTGCATTTAAAAATAGAAAGGACAAATAA
- a CDS encoding alpha/beta fold hydrolase has protein sequence MEKSKIQILGETISYIFEDTGRQKVLFIHGFNSSTSFANNIIYSKTRSFDVVAFDFPGSGGSTNNNEINISLFQKITKEFINKLNMKQIIIVSHSLGSVSALFVNNHPEVKYTILLSPYNYVSVSEIFNRTLFTWLLPKTKEEAISSLESLVHQSPTESYKSNLFKQASSFLNNVSQKQNIFKNMVLNEIINLDFQNLVVKKLYFSAKKFSIISGYDDKFIPFTNLEKIQRDLGVDLIKIENCGHAIIFEKGKMIEDKIQEILNEIK, from the coding sequence ATGGAAAAATCAAAAATTCAAATTCTAGGAGAAACTATTTCATACATATTTGAAGATACAGGAAGGCAAAAAGTTTTGTTCATACATGGCTTTAATAGTTCGACATCATTTGCAAACAACATTATATATTCTAAGACTAGAAGTTTTGATGTTGTTGCATTTGATTTTCCAGGTTCTGGTGGAAGTACAAATAATAATGAAATAAATATTAGCTTATTTCAAAAAATTACAAAAGAATTTATAAATAAATTAAATATGAAGCAAATAATTATTGTGAGTCATTCACTTGGTTCTGTTTCTGCATTGTTTGTTAATAATCACCCTGAAGTAAAATACACAATTTTATTATCACCATATAATTATGTTTCTGTATCAGAAATTTTTAATAGAACTCTTTTTACTTGATTATTACCAAAAACAAAAGAAGAAGCAATCAGCAGTTTAGAATCACTTGTTCATCAATCCCCAACTGAAAGTTACAAAAGTAACTTATTCAAACAAGCATCTTCATTTTTGAATAATGTATCTCAAAAACAAAATATTTTTAAGAACATGGTTTTAAATGAAATTATAAATTTGGATTTTCAAAATTTAGTTGTTAAAAAATTATATTTTAGTGCAAAAAAATTTTCAATTATTTCAGGATATGATGATAAATTTATTCCATTTACTAACTTAGAAAAGATCCAAAGAGACTTAGGCGTAGATTTAATAAAAATTGAAAATTGTGGTCATGCAATTATTTTCGAAAAAGGAAAAATGATCGAAGATAAAATTCAAGAAATTTTAAATGAAATCAAATAA
- a CDS encoding YbaB/EbfC family nucleoid-associated protein: MDMKAMLKQAQKMQADLEKKQSELAKKEFNISKQGVEIVINGAKEITKLVIHPALIDEDDKETLEDLLILAFNEAISLISEEEAKIAPKANSLGF, translated from the coding sequence ATGGATATGAAAGCAATGCTTAAACAAGCACAAAAAATGCAAGCTGATTTAGAAAAAAAACAATCTGAACTTGCAAAAAAAGAATTCAATATTTCTAAGCAAGGTGTTGAGATTGTAATTAATGGAGCAAAAGAAATTACAAAATTAGTTATTCATCCTGCTTTAATCGATGAAGATGATAAAGAAACTTTGGAAGACTTACTAATTTTAGCTTTTAATGAAGCAATAAGTTTGATTTCTGAAGAAGAAGCTAAAATAGCTCCTAAAGCAAATTCTCTTGGATTCTAA
- the dnaX gene encoding DNA polymerase III subunit gamma/tau has translation MDYKALYRKYRPKNFDEIKGQDHIVTTLKNILNFDKLSHAYLFSGPRGTGKTSVAKIFAAALNCEHEIQKEKICNLCVENLDNNLDIIEIDAASNNGVDEIRELREKVKYSPSQYKYKVYIIDEAHMLTKSAFNALLKTLEEPPKHAIFILATTDPQKIPLTVISRVQRFNFKRITLPILEKQLQEVLTKENIRINKNALTLIAKMAEGGLRDALSIADQISIFSNNNITEKEVDEVFSLVSIEDQIYFLNLIYKKDTTTVLRTINNYIESGINIEKLVINLIDIIRDFIVFNKTHASNLLEYLNEEDLKELEIDIHFAYQTKDALMPLLSDLKHSEIPTRNFEIIILQLLHESKRDEILEQNKKNSLSEFFKNEDTQPIHLADSKVKQKNENAIKFTAPTETFETEFSSNDKKNSNKSFLKNEMNSITNTDKLLEETTQSINLENENLNEYKQINEHILSTDILDLENIIIDTGEIDLNDKILNQSKIDFFENQDEEFFSFDNSKNETFENEEYSNEQISENSTIKKILNQKENKEIASNDPSNLQELDITDLVKEKNSFQNQFFNDLNEVKIVNLLMQTDPLFLKECKDIWKNLFSYKTDQKFNKEILYLENTKLIAASEKFIMVSADDDNLITKLIEKSKENNFNMFIEKITKGPKHFFAITKKEFKESRKMWNEINEQKRSFKIEKLSKPKSFDNSKEKTEEFARNIFGDTLEIKK, from the coding sequence ATGGATTATAAAGCTTTATATAGAAAATATCGTCCAAAAAATTTTGACGAAATAAAAGGCCAAGATCATATTGTCACAACATTAAAAAACATTTTGAATTTTGATAAATTATCACATGCCTATTTATTTTCAGGACCAAGAGGAACAGGTAAAACTTCTGTAGCAAAAATTTTTGCTGCTGCTTTAAATTGTGAACATGAAATCCAAAAAGAAAAAATTTGCAACCTTTGTGTTGAAAATTTAGATAATAATCTGGACATAATAGAAATAGATGCAGCTTCAAATAATGGAGTAGATGAAATAAGAGAATTAAGAGAAAAAGTTAAATATAGCCCTTCACAATACAAATACAAAGTTTATATAATCGATGAAGCACATATGTTAACAAAATCTGCGTTTAATGCTTTATTAAAAACTTTGGAAGAGCCACCAAAACATGCTATTTTTATTTTGGCAACAACAGATCCTCAAAAAATTCCTTTAACAGTTATTTCGAGAGTACAAAGATTTAACTTTAAAAGAATCACTCTACCTATTTTAGAAAAACAATTGCAAGAAGTTTTGACAAAAGAAAACATTAGAATCAATAAAAATGCTTTAACTTTAATTGCAAAAATGGCTGAAGGTGGCCTTAGAGATGCTCTTTCTATTGCGGACCAAATTTCTATTTTTTCAAACAACAATATTACAGAAAAAGAAGTTGATGAAGTTTTTTCATTAGTTTCCATTGAAGATCAAATTTATTTTTTAAATTTGATTTATAAAAAAGACACAACTACAGTTTTAAGAACTATCAATAATTATATTGAATCTGGAATAAACATTGAAAAATTAGTTATTAATTTGATAGATATTATTAGAGATTTTATTGTTTTTAATAAAACACATGCATCTAATTTATTGGAATATTTAAACGAAGAAGATTTAAAAGAATTGGAAATTGACATCCATTTTGCTTATCAAACTAAAGATGCTTTAATGCCTCTCTTAAGTGATTTGAAACATAGTGAAATTCCTACAAGAAATTTTGAGATAATAATTTTACAATTATTACACGAAAGCAAGAGAGATGAAATTTTGGAGCAAAACAAAAAAAACAGTTTAAGTGAATTTTTCAAAAATGAAGACACCCAACCAATTCATTTAGCAGATTCAAAAGTGAAACAAAAAAATGAAAATGCTATTAAATTTACAGCTCCCACAGAAACATTTGAAACAGAATTTTCCTCAAATGATAAAAAAAATAGCAACAAAAGTTTTTTAAAAAATGAAATGAACTCTATTACAAACACAGATAAATTATTAGAAGAAACAACTCAAAGTATTAACTTGGAAAATGAAAATTTAAATGAGTACAAACAAATAAATGAACATATTTTAAGTACAGATATTTTAGATTTAGAAAATATAATAATTGATACAGGAGAAATAGATCTTAATGACAAGATTTTAAATCAATCCAAAATCGATTTTTTTGAAAATCAAGACGAAGAATTTTTTTCATTTGATAATTCAAAAAACGAAACATTTGAAAATGAAGAATACTCAAATGAACAAATTTCGGAAAATTCCACTATTAAAAAAATATTAAATCAAAAAGAGAATAAAGAAATTGCTTCAAATGACCCAAGCAATCTTCAAGAACTAGATATAACAGATTTAGTAAAGGAAAAAAACTCTTTTCAAAATCAATTTTTTAACGATTTAAATGAAGTCAAAATTGTAAATCTACTGATGCAAACAGATCCTTTATTTTTAAAAGAATGTAAGGATATTTGAAAAAATTTATTTTCATATAAAACAGATCAAAAATTCAATAAAGAAATTTTATATTTAGAAAATACTAAATTGATTGCTGCAAGTGAAAAATTTATAATGGTTTCTGCTGATGATGATAATTTAATTACAAAACTAATAGAAAAATCGAAGGAAAATAATTTCAATATGTTTATTGAAAAAATAACAAAAGGTCCAAAACACTTTTTTGCGATTACTAAAAAAGAATTTAAAGAATCTAGAAAAATGTGAAATGAAATAAATGAGCAAAAAAGAAGTTTCAAAATTGAAAAATTATCAAAACCAAAGTCATTTGATAATTCAAAAGAAAAAACAGAAGAATTTGCAAGAAATATTTTCGGTGACACTTTGGAAATAAAAAAATAA
- a CDS encoding DHH family phosphoesterase, with amino-acid sequence MNKIFKKIEKMIKKYESIVIFHHVRPDGDCLGSQFGLKELIKDNFPNKKIFAIGNSENLFDFLDFKMDEVPSKEILKNSLGIIVDANYLERIEHSEIIKNQEIKEVIRIDHHPEDDDLNASLVFKDDSYAASAEQIGDLAIKLKWKISKKAAEYIYLGIITDSGRFLFNKTSSRTFSISSTLLKSKIDLDKFNLNLYKKTLSELKEQQIVLSNLKISGNILYFKASKEFLQIHKIDEKIANYVNLLSNIENYYVWIFFIEDEKENIIRIRLRSSGPNISDVAKKFNGGGHFRASGAKIKSFDEIENVLEESQKAIDFWLNEQKVQKSNS; translated from the coding sequence ATGAATAAAATCTTTAAAAAAATTGAAAAAATGATAAAAAAATATGAAAGTATTGTAATTTTCCATCATGTTAGACCGGATGGAGATTGCTTAGGATCTCAATTTGGTCTAAAAGAACTTATAAAGGATAATTTTCCAAATAAAAAAATTTTTGCAATCGGAAATAGTGAAAACTTATTTGATTTTTTAGATTTTAAAATGGATGAAGTCCCAAGTAAAGAAATTTTGAAGAATTCTTTAGGAATTATTGTAGATGCAAATTATTTAGAAAGAATCGAGCATTCCGAAATTATTAAAAATCAAGAGATAAAAGAGGTTATTAGAATTGATCATCATCCTGAAGACGATGATTTAAATGCTTCTTTAGTTTTTAAAGATGATTCTTATGCAGCTTCTGCCGAGCAAATCGGAGATCTTGCCATTAAGTTAAAGTGAAAAATTTCAAAAAAAGCTGCTGAATATATTTATTTAGGAATAATTACTGATAGTGGAAGATTTTTATTTAATAAAACTAGCTCAAGAACTTTTTCGATTAGTTCTACATTACTAAAAAGCAAAATTGATTTGGATAAGTTTAATCTTAATTTGTATAAAAAAACTTTATCTGAGCTAAAAGAACAACAAATAGTATTGAGTAATTTAAAAATAAGCGGAAATATTTTATATTTCAAAGCTTCAAAGGAGTTTTTACAAATTCATAAAATAGATGAAAAAATTGCAAATTATGTAAATTTATTGTCAAATATTGAAAACTACTATGTTTGAATTTTTTTTATTGAAGATGAAAAGGAAAATATAATTAGGATAAGATTAAGAAGTAGCGGCCCAAATATTTCAGATGTCGCCAAAAAATTTAATGGTGGAGGGCATTTTAGGGCTTCTGGAGCAAAAATAAAATCTTTTGATGAAATTGAGAATGTTCTTGAAGAATCACAAAAAGCTATTGATTTTTGATTGAATGAACAAAAAGTTCAAAAATCTAACTCATAA
- a CDS encoding NADH:flavin oxidoreductase — MLKPKNRIAMLPMDTKMAKNGFVNDFHVQHYGARIWGEVGTIIVESVAVSPEGRIEHDDLGIWSDEHIEGYKHLVRLAKVKNALIGLQLNHASSASFDKENKINVSTKYDKDQNVKLATISQLNQIIENFILAAKRAKKAGVDFVEIHAAHGYLFSQLISPITNEINPSENIVERSRLLIDFVKRLKKEVDIPFGIRLSVNDYFPNGNTAKDFKPLIKELEKYVIYFNVSSWILSGAPLLEESVKKTKLYRLEDALTIKSFTNKQVIASGNFNTKEDIDFALNKGIDFVGIGRELLFNPNFLLNNYFSPEELKTQNFEWVKGNRFYNHIQYLEDKIKNNYTFNSRKWDK; from the coding sequence ATGCTTAAACCCAAAAATAGAATTGCAATGTTGCCAATGGACACAAAAATGGCAAAAAATGGATTTGTAAATGATTTTCATGTCCAACATTATGGAGCAAGAATTTGAGGAGAAGTTGGAACAATCATTGTTGAATCTGTTGCCGTTTCACCTGAAGGAAGAATTGAACATGATGATTTAGGTATATGAAGTGATGAACATATCGAAGGATACAAACATCTTGTAAGACTTGCAAAAGTGAAAAATGCCTTGATTGGGCTTCAATTAAATCATGCTTCATCAGCTAGTTTTGATAAAGAAAATAAAATTAATGTTTCAACAAAATATGACAAAGACCAGAATGTTAAATTAGCAACTATCTCTCAATTAAATCAAATTATTGAAAATTTTATTCTTGCTGCTAAAAGAGCTAAAAAAGCAGGAGTTGATTTTGTTGAAATTCATGCTGCTCATGGATATTTATTTTCACAATTAATTTCACCAATAACAAATGAAATTAATCCTAGTGAAAATATTGTCGAAAGGTCAAGATTATTAATTGATTTTGTAAAAAGATTAAAAAAAGAAGTAGACATTCCTTTTGGGATTAGATTATCAGTAAATGATTATTTTCCAAATGGAAATACAGCAAAAGACTTTAAACCTTTAATTAAAGAATTAGAAAAATATGTCATTTATTTTAATGTTTCATCATGAATATTATCAGGAGCCCCTTTATTAGAAGAAAGTGTTAAAAAGACAAAACTTTATCGTTTAGAAGATGCTTTAACAATCAAATCATTTACAAACAAACAAGTTATTGCTAGTGGAAATTTTAACACTAAAGAAGATATTGATTTTGCATTAAATAAAGGAATTGATTTTGTCGGTATTGGTAGAGAATTATTATTCAATCCAAATTTTTTATTAAATAATTACTTTAGTCCAGAAGAATTAAAAACACAAAATTTTGAGTGAGTAAAAGGAAATAGATTTTACAATCATATTCAATATTTAGAAGATAAAATTAAAAATAATTACACATTTAATTCAAGAAAATGAGATAAATAA
- a CDS encoding ZIP family metal transporter — MNIENINFSSTTSTTGIFGPTSAGIGIIATIISVIVVGFPLLLGFLLPIIKPKLKKTTMTYMYALTAGYFVILGLFILFIESSHFLNLFTATKTETVTNPNTGAVTTTTFSFSQGEIFGIRFGIIGMSFILVLTIGLIIKYFISKKLVKKESDNHKNGIHEISHGHNHGDGIFNLNDVNPKAKMYALILIVMHKIPAALTVGFFVSQYANNDTNSLNLIFLITFLLHIIPEELIFYYRQIDMGVSKWKAASVSALFSLIFVPFLFIGAYSANQIKDSLAIPFILAAIGALLVFTALVEFIPELLHEKLTIKMWYRTIIALLIGMAFGVVILLAHELEPEVAHNHSLILEPLETIKSAVMLK, encoded by the coding sequence ATGAACATAGAAAACATTAACTTTAGTAGCACAACATCCACAACTGGAATATTTGGACCAACTTCAGCAGGAATCGGAATTATAGCAACAATAATTTCTGTAATAGTTGTGGGATTCCCGCTTTTATTAGGATTTTTACTTCCAATTATAAAACCAAAACTTAAAAAAACTACAATGACTTATATGTATGCACTTACAGCAGGTTACTTTGTAATACTAGGACTTTTTATCTTGTTTATTGAATCAAGTCATTTTTTAAATTTATTTACAGCAACTAAAACTGAAACAGTTACAAATCCAAACACCGGAGCAGTTACAACAACAACATTTTCTTTTAGTCAAGGTGAAATTTTTGGAATAAGATTTGGAATTATTGGCATGTCATTTATTTTAGTGCTTACAATTGGTTTAATTATAAAATATTTTATTTCTAAAAAATTAGTTAAAAAAGAATCAGATAATCATAAAAATGGAATACATGAAATTTCTCATGGACATAATCATGGTGATGGAATTTTTAATTTAAATGATGTCAATCCAAAAGCGAAAATGTATGCTCTTATTTTAATTGTAATGCATAAAATTCCAGCAGCCTTAACAGTTGGTTTCTTTGTTTCTCAATATGCAAATAATGACACAAATAGCTTGAATTTGATTTTTTTAATTACATTCTTATTACATATAATTCCAGAAGAGCTTATTTTTTATTATAGACAAATTGACATGGGTGTTTCAAAATGAAAAGCAGCCAGTGTATCAGCACTTTTTTCTTTAATTTTTGTCCCATTCTTATTTATTGGAGCTTATTCAGCAAACCAAATTAAAGATAGTTTAGCCATTCCGTTTATCTTGGCAGCTATTGGTGCACTTTTAGTTTTTACAGCTTTAGTTGAATTTATTCCAGAATTATTGCATGAAAAATTGACAATAAAAATGTGATATAGAACTATCATAGCATTATTGATTGGTATGGCATTTGGCGTTGTTATTTTATTAGCACATGAATTAGAACCAGAAGTAGCTCATAATCACTCGTTAATTTTGGAACCATTAGAAACAATAAAATCAGCAGTTATGCTTAAATAG
- the rpsD gene encoding 30S ribosomal protein S4, translating into MSRYVGPVFKRSRRFGFSILETGKEFVKGKQRQYAPGQHGQRRGKLSDFGIHQLEKQKVRFMYGINERQFRNTFAIANKAKGVTGTAFLQLLESRLDNIVYRMGFAQTRRQARQLVNHGHFLLNGKKADIPSQRINVGDTIELRAKSQNVPTILASIETRVVAPWIEKDKFKGKLIRVPERKELNQEINEALIVEFYNK; encoded by the coding sequence ATGTCTAGATATGTAGGTCCTGTATTTAAAAGATCGCGTCGTTTTGGTTTTTCAATTTTAGAAACTGGAAAAGAATTTGTTAAAGGGAAACAAAGACAATATGCACCTGGTCAACATGGTCAAAGAAGAGGAAAATTAAGTGATTTTGGTATTCACCAACTTGAAAAACAAAAAGTAAGATTCATGTATGGAATTAATGAAAGACAATTTAGAAACACTTTTGCAATTGCTAATAAGGCAAAAGGTGTTACTGGAACAGCTTTTTTACAATTACTTGAAAGTCGTTTAGATAATATTGTTTACAGAATGGGATTTGCTCAAACTAGAAGACAAGCAAGACAACTTGTAAATCATGGTCATTTTTTGTTAAATGGTAAAAAAGCTGATATTCCTTCACAAAGAATTAATGTTGGTGACACTATTGAATTGAGAGCAAAATCTCAAAATGTACCAACTATTTTAGCTTCAATTGAAACAAGAGTTGTTGCTCCTTGAATTGAAAAAGATAAATTCAAAGGAAAATTAATTCGTGTTCCTGAAAGAAAAGAATTAAATCAAGAAATTAATGAAGCTCTAATTGTTGAATTTTACAATAAATAA
- a CDS encoding PTS sugar transporter subunit IIA encodes MFSFFKKKDKKAPTTYALATVVGNIFPVKDLKDGVFSENMLGEGIYIEPLENKFYAPVSGILETVFPTKHAFGIRTSEGITILVHIGIDTVSLNGKGFTSKVKQGDFISEGELLAEVDFAILKENNISKSTVVIVTGESSKKASTMLTSGKVTLETKIFEF; translated from the coding sequence ATGTTCTCATTTTTCAAGAAAAAAGATAAAAAAGCCCCAACCACATATGCACTAGCTACTGTTGTTGGAAATATATTTCCAGTCAAAGATTTAAAAGATGGAGTATTTTCTGAAAACATGTTAGGCGAAGGTATCTACATCGAACCTTTAGAAAATAAATTTTATGCACCTGTTTCAGGGATTTTGGAAACAGTCTTTCCGACAAAACATGCTTTTGGAATTAGAACTAGTGAAGGAATTACTATTTTAGTTCATATTGGAATAGATACAGTTTCATTAAATGGTAAAGGTTTTACTTCTAAAGTTAAACAAGGTGATTTCATTTCAGAAGGTGAATTGTTAGCTGAAGTGGATTTTGCAATTTTAAAAGAAAATAACATTTCTAAAAGTACAGTTGTTATTGTTACAGGTGAAAGTTCTAAGAAAGCTTCAACAATGCTAACAAGTGGAAAAGTTACTTTAGAAACAAAAATTTTCGAATTTTAA
- a CDS encoding uracil-DNA glycosylase, giving the protein MNSDRREHPSFISFLEKERKKIYFKEIIGFLFKTNKEIICPNLEDIFRSFSFFDFQDLRIVILGQDPYHQKDVADGLAFSTKHQKTPASLKNIFKELIYEFPEIKIKSNDLSCWAKQGILLQNTFLTTELEKARAHSFLPWKIFTMNLIEYINTNLSNVIFLLWGNDAKEMKCLIDSTKHFILESSHPSPLSFYKGFFKNNHFVKVNEILKANNLKQIDWNIF; this is encoded by the coding sequence ATGAATTCAGATCGTAGAGAACACCCTTCTTTTATATCTTTTTTAGAAAAAGAAAGAAAAAAAATTTATTTTAAAGAAATAATTGGTTTTTTATTTAAAACTAATAAAGAAATTATTTGCCCCAATCTTGAAGATATTTTTAGATCTTTTTCTTTTTTTGATTTTCAAGATTTAAGAATAGTGATTTTAGGTCAAGATCCTTATCATCAAAAAGATGTCGCAGATGGCTTAGCTTTTTCTACAAAACATCAAAAAACACCTGCTTCATTAAAAAACATTTTCAAAGAATTGATATATGAATTTCCAGAAATAAAAATTAAAAGTAATGATTTATCTTGTTGAGCTAAACAAGGAATTTTGCTTCAAAATACTTTTTTAACAACAGAATTGGAAAAAGCAAGAGCTCATAGTTTTTTACCTTGAAAAATTTTTACTATGAATTTAATTGAATATATAAATACAAATTTAAGTAATGTCATTTTTCTTTTATGAGGAAATGATGCAAAAGAAATGAAATGTTTGATTGATTCAACAAAACACTTTATATTAGAATCATCTCATCCAAGCCCTTTGAGTTTTTATAAAGGATTTTTTAAAAATAATCACTTTGTGAAAGTAAATGAAATATTAAAAGCAAACAATTTAAAGCAAATTGATTGAAATATTTTTTAG
- the tmk gene encoding dTMP kinase, producing MFISFEGIDGAGKSTIIKKLKRKLPKLYPDKKFVFTREPGGKKLKEAEKIRKILLDKKTNIDPMTETLLYAASRRVHLDSLIWPALKKGHIVISDRYVDSSYVYQGIARGLGVKVVKEINDIATSNFMPDYTFFLSISEEESIIRRHKRGKPDRLEMSSKDFFSRAYEGYFKIINSPTMADRFILVNAEENVGTILKNILNEFDKILKK from the coding sequence ATGTTCATTAGTTTTGAAGGAATCGATGGTGCTGGAAAAAGCACAATAATAAAAAAACTTAAAAGAAAATTACCAAAATTGTATCCAGATAAGAAATTCGTTTTTACAAGAGAACCAGGTGGTAAAAAATTAAAAGAAGCAGAAAAAATAAGAAAAATTTTATTAGATAAAAAAACTAATATCGATCCAATGACAGAAACTCTTCTATATGCAGCATCTAGAAGAGTTCATTTAGATAGTTTAATTTGACCTGCTTTGAAAAAAGGTCACATTGTTATAAGTGATAGATATGTGGATTCATCATATGTTTATCAAGGTATTGCAAGAGGTTTGGGAGTAAAAGTAGTTAAAGAGATAAATGATATCGCTACAAGCAATTTCATGCCAGATTATACTTTTTTTCTTTCTATTTCAGAAGAAGAATCAATTATAAGAAGACATAAACGTGGAAAGCCAGATCGTCTAGAAATGAGTTCCAAAGATTTTTTTTCTAGAGCATATGAAGGATATTTTAAAATAATTAATTCACCAACAATGGCTGATAGATTTATTTTAGTAAATGCTGAAGAAAATGTAGGAACTATTTTAAAAAATATACTGAATGAATTTGACAAAATTTTGAAAAAATAA
- the thiI gene encoding tRNA uracil 4-sulfurtransferase ThiI codes for MTKTLKERLVSMQNVDKMLLVRYGELTLKGNNKQTFIKKLEQNMKKIGLYPQVEYDYMLLNYSEENINKLQTVFGLSSFSIIYFTKPELEILSKSILNHVRQTYLNENLSFKVEAKRKDKSFGNTSDEIKRYVANEILDNTKFKVDVKNFDFKIDIRIEKNRFYFFTNKVELLKGLPLGISGKAIHLISGGFDSPVASFLMMKRGFEVEFVNFITPPHTDDLTVKKTKMILQELTKYQSKIKLHLIKFTDLMNYLGLSPKQNYKVVLMRRSFYRISQKIAEKNNSIIISNGENIGQVASQTAEAIYVIQSGIKIPIIRPLATFDKNEIIKISKEIKTHDISVIQSNEACELFAPKNPIIKPSLEVTEFLENELDQIEFLENKALNDYDEIFYFNYEFRS; via the coding sequence ATGACAAAAACTCTAAAAGAAAGGTTAGTTAGTATGCAAAATGTTGATAAAATGCTTCTTGTAAGATATGGTGAGTTAACATTAAAAGGAAATAATAAGCAAACTTTTATTAAAAAACTTGAACAAAATATGAAAAAAATTGGTTTGTATCCTCAAGTAGAATATGACTATATGCTTCTAAATTATTCAGAGGAAAATATAAACAAACTCCAAACTGTTTTTGGTTTGAGTTCTTTTTCAATAATATATTTTACAAAACCTGAATTAGAGATTTTATCAAAGAGTATTTTAAATCATGTTAGACAAACATATTTAAATGAAAATCTTAGTTTTAAAGTAGAGGCAAAAAGAAAAGATAAATCATTTGGAAATACTTCAGATGAAATAAAAAGATATGTTGCAAATGAAATTTTAGATAATACTAAATTCAAAGTAGATGTAAAAAACTTTGATTTTAAAATAGATATTAGAATTGAAAAAAATAGATTTTATTTTTTTACTAACAAAGTAGAACTTTTAAAAGGATTACCTTTAGGTATTTCAGGTAAAGCAATTCATTTAATTTCAGGTGGTTTTGATTCTCCTGTCGCATCTTTTTTAATGATGAAAAGAGGTTTTGAAGTAGAATTTGTTAATTTTATAACCCCGCCTCATACAGATGATTTAACAGTTAAAAAAACAAAAATGATTCTTCAAGAATTGACAAAATATCAAAGTAAAATAAAATTACACTTAATAAAATTTACAGATTTAATGAATTATTTAGGACTAAGTCCTAAGCAAAACTATAAAGTTGTTTTAATGAGAAGAAGTTTTTATCGAATAAGTCAAAAAATTGCAGAGAAAAATAACTCAATCATTATAAGCAATGGGGAAAATATAGGTCAAGTTGCTTCGCAAACTGCAGAGGCTATTTATGTAATTCAATCAGGAATAAAAATTCCAATTATTAGACCACTTGCTACTTTTGATAAAAATGAAATAATAAAAATTTCTAAAGAAATAAAAACTCATGATATTTCTGTTATCCAATCAAATGAAGCATGTGAATTATTTGCCCCTAAAAATCCAATAATCAAGCCATCACTTGAAGTAACTGAATTTTTGGAAAATGAATTAGATCAAATAGAATTTCTTGAAAATAAAGCATTGAATGATTATGATGAAATATTTTACTTCAATTATGAATTCAGATCGTAG